The Leptospira wolbachii serovar Codice str. CDC genome contains a region encoding:
- a CDS encoding type II toxin-antitoxin system HigB family toxin, producing the protein VHVISWKKLDDFIIKHPNSESSLKSWYKILKNTSFKDFNELRKLFNSVDLVGNLTVFNISGNNFRLIAAIHFNTQKVFIRYILTHSDYDKGKWKKEII; encoded by the coding sequence TGGTGCACGTAATCAGCTGGAAGAAATTAGATGATTTTATCATTAAACATCCTAATTCTGAATCTTCCTTAAAGAGCTGGTATAAAATCCTTAAAAATACTTCCTTTAAAGATTTTAATGAATTAAGAAAACTATTTAATTCTGTCGATTTGGTAGGAAATCTTACGGTTTTTAACATTAGTGGAAACAACTTCAGGTTAATTGCAGCTATTCACTTTAACACTCAGAAAGTTTTTATTAGATACATTTTAACTCATTCAGATTATGATAAGGGGAAATGGAAAAAGGAGATTATATGA
- a CDS encoding helix-turn-helix domain-containing protein, with protein sequence MILEIEKIKNVWHDLKDILSVPHTDKQYKKLVKVLDELIDEVGNDEKHQLAPLLETVGNLIEEYENDHYLQPNAEPIEILKYLMQENNLTQKDLAILGSQGVVSEILNGKRELNVRQIKALADKFKISPSVFI encoded by the coding sequence ATGATTCTAGAAATTGAAAAAATTAAGAATGTTTGGCATGACCTAAAAGATATTCTCTCCGTTCCTCATACTGATAAACAATATAAAAAATTAGTTAAAGTTTTAGATGAACTTATTGATGAAGTTGGAAATGATGAAAAACATCAATTAGCTCCACTTCTAGAAACTGTTGGAAATCTGATCGAAGAATATGAAAACGATCATTACTTACAGCCCAATGCTGAACCAATCGAAATTTTAAAATATCTAATGCAAGAAAACAACTTAACACAAAAAGATCTAGCCATTTTGGGTAGCCAAGGCGTTGTTTCAGAAATATTGAATGGAAAACGAGAACTAAACGTAAGGCAAATCAAAGCCCTTGCAGATAAATTCAAAATCTCTCCTTCGGTTTTTATTTAA